From the genome of Streptococcus marmotae, one region includes:
- a CDS encoding PTS sugar transporter subunit IIB, which translates to MSIGIIIASHGEFAAGIHQSGSMIFGEQEKVQVVTFMPNEGPDDLYAKFNNAVATFDANDEILVLADLWSGSPFNQASRVMGENPDRKFAIITGLNLPMLIQAYTERMMDANAGVAAVAANIIKESKDGIKALPEELNPVEEATAAPQAAVAQAAIPEGTVIGDGKLKINLARIDTRLLHGQVATAWTPDSKADRIIVASDSVSADTLRKELIKQAAPGNVKANVVPIQKLIDVAKDPRFGNTHALILFETPQDALRAIEGGVPIKTLNVGSMAHSTGKTMVNNVLSMDKEDVATFEKLRDLGVEFDVRKVPNDSKKDLFDLINKANVPH; encoded by the coding sequence ATGAGTATCGGAATCATTATTGCAAGCCATGGTGAATTTGCTGCGGGTATTCATCAATCTGGTTCCATGATTTTTGGCGAACAAGAAAAAGTTCAAGTAGTAACTTTCATGCCAAACGAAGGTCCAGACGATTTATACGCTAAATTCAACAATGCTGTGGCTACTTTTGATGCGAATGACGAAATCTTGGTCCTTGCTGACCTATGGAGTGGGTCACCATTTAACCAAGCAAGCCGTGTTATGGGTGAAAACCCAGACCGCAAATTCGCTATCATTACTGGTTTGAATTTACCAATGTTAATTCAAGCCTACACAGAACGCATGATGGATGCAAATGCAGGCGTTGCTGCTGTTGCTGCAAACATCATCAAAGAATCTAAAGACGGAATCAAAGCCCTTCCAGAAGAACTAAACCCAGTAGAAGAAGCTACTGCTGCACCACAAGCCGCTGTCGCTCAAGCTGCTATCCCTGAGGGAACTGTTATCGGAGATGGGAAATTAAAAATCAACCTTGCTCGGATTGACACACGCCTCTTGCATGGTCAAGTTGCGACTGCTTGGACACCTGATTCAAAAGCAGACCGTATCATCGTTGCTTCTGACTCAGTATCCGCTGACACCCTTCGAAAAGAGTTAATCAAGCAAGCTGCACCAGGAAATGTTAAAGCAAATGTCGTCCCAATCCAGAAATTGATTGACGTTGCAAAAGATCCTCGATTTGGAAATACCCATGCCCTTATCTTGTTTGAAACACCTCAAGATGCACTTCGTGCAATCGAAGGCGGTGTGCCAATCAAGACCTTGAATGTCGGCTCAATGGCGCATTCAACTGGTAAAACCATGGTCAATAACGTTCTTTCTATGGATAAAGAAGATGTCGCAACCTTTGAAAAACTGCGCGATTTAGGTGTTGAATTTGACGTTCGTAAGGTGCCAAACGACTCGAAGAAAGACTTGTTTGACTTAATCAACAAAGCAAATGTGCCCCACTAA
- a CDS encoding PTS mannose/fructose/sorbose transporter subunit IIC, which translates to MSLISMILVVFVAFLAGMEGILDQFQFHQPIVACTLIGLVTGNLAAGVALGGALQLVALGWANIGAAVAPDAALASVAAAIILVKGGDFSQGAISVAQGIAIPLAIAGLFLTMLVRTASVALVHGADAAAEKGNFAALERYHLVALSLQGLRIAIPAALLLAIPAESVKAMLDLMPEWLKGGMQVGGGMVVAVGFAMVINMMATREVWPFFAIGFVLAAVTQITLIGFGALGVSIALIYLHLSKTGGNGGGGATSNDPIGDILEDY; encoded by the coding sequence ATGTCATTAATTTCAATGATTTTGGTCGTTTTCGTCGCTTTCCTCGCTGGTATGGAAGGTATCCTCGACCAATTCCAATTTCACCAACCAATCGTTGCTTGTACCCTTATCGGTCTTGTAACAGGTAACCTTGCAGCAGGTGTTGCGCTTGGTGGTGCCCTTCAACTGGTGGCCCTCGGTTGGGCAAATATCGGGGCTGCGGTTGCACCAGACGCTGCCCTTGCTTCTGTTGCTGCTGCAATCATCCTTGTAAAAGGTGGCGACTTCTCACAAGGAGCTATCAGTGTCGCTCAAGGGATTGCGATTCCTCTTGCAATTGCTGGACTTTTCCTTACCATGCTCGTTCGTACTGCTTCTGTCGCTCTTGTGCACGGAGCTGATGCGGCTGCTGAAAAAGGAAACTTTGCTGCTCTTGAGCGCTACCACCTAGTCGCTCTTTCACTTCAAGGGCTTCGTATTGCGATTCCTGCTGCCCTTCTTCTTGCGATTCCTGCTGAGTCAGTAAAAGCAATGCTTGACCTCATGCCAGAATGGCTCAAAGGAGGAATGCAAGTCGGTGGTGGTATGGTGGTAGCCGTTGGTTTTGCCATGGTTATTAACATGATGGCAACCCGCGAAGTATGGCCATTCTTTGCCATTGGTTTCGTACTTGCTGCTGTCACTCAAATCACCCTTATCGGTTTTGGTGCTCTCGGTGTGTCAATCGCCCTTATCTACCTTCACCTTTCAAAAACTGGTGGAAATGGTGGCGGAGGAGCTACCTCTAACGACCCAATCGGCGATATCCTAGAAGACTACTAA
- a CDS encoding PTS system mannose/fructose/sorbose family transporter subunit IID, translating to MSEKLQLSVNDRKKVWWRSQFLQASWNYERMQNLGWAYSLVPALKKLYTNKEDQAAALKRHMEFFNTHPYVAAPIIGVTLALEEERANGAEIDDAAIQGVKIGMMGPLAGIGDPVFWFTVRPILGSLGASLALSGNIIGPIIFFVAWNLIRMSFLWYTQEIGYKAGSEITKDMSGGILQDITKGASILGMFILAVLAQRWVSINFTFNVSEVPLAKGAFIEWDKLPAGSEGIRQAFEQVGQGLSQTPTKVTTFQDNLNGLIPGFMNLLLTFLCMWLLKKKVSPITIIIGLFIVGILARVAGIM from the coding sequence ATGTCAGAAAAATTACAACTTTCCGTAAACGACCGTAAAAAAGTATGGTGGCGTTCTCAATTTCTTCAAGCTTCTTGGAACTACGAGCGTATGCAAAACTTGGGTTGGGCTTACTCTTTAGTCCCTGCCCTTAAAAAACTCTACACTAATAAAGAAGATCAAGCCGCAGCTCTCAAACGCCACATGGAATTCTTCAATACACATCCATACGTAGCTGCTCCTATCATCGGGGTAACACTTGCCCTTGAAGAAGAACGTGCAAATGGGGCAGAAATCGATGACGCTGCTATCCAAGGGGTAAAAATCGGTATGATGGGGCCTCTTGCTGGTATCGGTGATCCAGTATTCTGGTTTACTGTTCGTCCAATCCTTGGTTCTCTTGGTGCCTCTCTTGCCCTTTCAGGAAATATCATCGGACCAATCATCTTCTTTGTTGCTTGGAACTTGATTCGTATGTCCTTCTTATGGTACACACAAGAAATCGGCTACAAAGCTGGTTCTGAAATCACCAAAGACATGTCTGGTGGTATCCTCCAAGACATCACAAAAGGTGCTTCTATCCTTGGGATGTTTATCCTTGCGGTTCTCGCACAACGTTGGGTATCTATCAACTTTACCTTCAATGTCTCTGAAGTACCGCTTGCCAAAGGAGCTTTCATTGAATGGGATAAATTGCCAGCAGGCAGCGAAGGAATTCGCCAAGCCTTTGAACAAGTTGGTCAAGGACTTTCACAAACTCCTACTAAGGTCACAACCTTCCAAGATAACTTGAATGGCTTGATTCCAGGATTCATGAACTTACTCCTTACCTTCCTATGTATGTGGTTGTTGAAGAAAAAAGTGTCTCCAATCACCATCATCATTGGCCTCTTTATCGTTGGTATCCTTGCTCGTGTAGCAGGTATCATGTAA
- a CDS encoding DUF956 family protein — MAQSQNKTVEFQTTGVSYLGIGGKVGKFLVGDKALEFYADANVEDYIQIPWENVLQIGANVSGKTVSRHFQVFTDSGKFLFASKDAGSILKHARNHIGNEKVVKLPTLLQTISHFFKNLFAKK, encoded by the coding sequence ATGGCACAATCACAAAATAAAACCGTTGAATTTCAGACAACTGGTGTCTCTTACCTCGGAATTGGAGGAAAGGTCGGCAAATTTTTAGTTGGTGACAAGGCTCTAGAATTCTACGCCGATGCCAATGTGGAAGACTATATCCAAATCCCTTGGGAAAATGTTCTACAAATTGGTGCAAATGTCTCGGGAAAAACGGTCAGTCGGCATTTCCAAGTTTTTACAGACAGTGGGAAATTCCTCTTTGCCTCCAAAGATGCTGGTAGCATTCTCAAACATGCTAGAAACCATATCGGCAATGAAAAAGTCGTCAAATTACCCACTCTTTTGCAAACAATCAGCCACTTTTTTAAAAATCTATTTGCAAAAAAGTGA
- the serS gene encoding serine--tRNA ligase produces MLDIKRIRADFDGVAAKLATRGVATETLAHIKELDAKRRQVLVKVEELKAERNTVSAEIAQAKRNKENADDKIAAMQTLSATIKELDAELLAIDEELQAILVILPNTPHDSVPVGADEEENVEVRRWGTPREFDFEPKAHWDLGEDLDILDWERGAKVTGARFLFYKNLGARLERALYNFMLDEHIAEGYQEIITPYMVNHDSMFGTGQYPKFKEDTFELDQTNFVLIPTAEVPLTNYYRDEIVDGKDLPIYFTAMSPSFRSEAGSAGRDTRGLIRLHQFHKVEMVKFAKPEESYEELEKMTANAENILQKLGLPYRVLALCTGDMGFSAAKTYDLEVWIPAQNTYREISSCSNTEDFQARRAQIRYRDEADGKVKLLHTLNGSGLAVGRTVAAILENYQNADGSVTIPEVLRPYMGGAEVIAPK; encoded by the coding sequence ATGTTAGATATCAAACGTATTCGTGCCGATTTTGACGGTGTCGCTGCAAAACTTGCAACCCGTGGAGTAGCAACTGAGACCCTCGCTCACATCAAGGAACTCGATGCCAAACGCCGTCAGGTCTTGGTCAAGGTCGAAGAATTAAAGGCTGAACGCAATACCGTATCCGCTGAAATTGCCCAAGCAAAACGCAACAAGGAAAATGCGGATGACAAGATTGCAGCTATGCAAACCCTCTCTGCAACGATCAAGGAGCTCGATGCTGAACTCCTTGCCATTGACGAAGAATTACAAGCCATTCTCGTCATCTTACCAAATACGCCACATGATAGCGTACCAGTTGGGGCAGACGAAGAAGAAAATGTCGAAGTGCGTCGTTGGGGGACACCGCGCGAATTCGACTTTGAACCCAAAGCGCACTGGGATCTCGGGGAGGACTTGGATATTCTTGACTGGGAACGTGGAGCCAAGGTAACCGGCGCTCGCTTCCTCTTCTACAAGAACCTCGGTGCTCGCTTGGAACGTGCCCTCTATAACTTCATGCTCGATGAGCATATTGCCGAAGGATATCAAGAAATCATCACTCCTTACATGGTCAACCACGATTCTATGTTTGGCACAGGACAATATCCAAAATTCAAGGAAGATACCTTTGAACTTGACCAAACCAACTTTGTCCTTATCCCAACAGCCGAAGTACCGCTTACCAACTACTACCGTGATGAGATTGTAGACGGCAAAGACCTGCCAATTTACTTCACTGCTATGAGCCCATCTTTCCGTTCAGAAGCTGGTTCTGCTGGTCGTGACACTCGTGGTTTGATTCGCCTGCACCAATTCCACAAGGTTGAAATGGTCAAGTTTGCCAAACCAGAAGAATCTTACGAAGAACTAGAAAAAATGACAGCCAACGCAGAAAACATCCTTCAAAAACTAGGACTGCCTTACCGCGTTCTTGCTCTTTGCACAGGCGACATGGGCTTCTCCGCTGCGAAGACCTACGATTTAGAAGTCTGGATTCCTGCTCAAAATACCTACCGTGAAATTTCTAGCTGTTCTAATACTGAAGATTTCCAAGCACGCCGTGCCCAAATCCGTTACCGTGATGAGGCAGATGGCAAGGTCAAACTCCTTCATACCTTAAATGGTTCAGGACTAGCCGTGGGGCGTACTGTCGCTGCCATTCTTGAAAACTACCAAAACGCAGACGGCTCTGTGACTATTCCAGAAGTCCTTCGTCCATACATGGGTGGCGCAGAAGTCATTGCACCAAAATAA
- a CDS encoding ISL3 family transposase yields MEQLNLITNFLKMKDKNITITNECDMGTHLELHGHLDYTAPKCPSCKGQMAKYDFQKASKIPYLETAGYPLLIRLRKRRFKCKDCGKIAVAETPIVKKNHQISVAVNQKIAQLLIEKQAMTHIAHRLSISTSTVIRKLNEFKFETDWDKLPEVMSWDEYAFKKGKMSFIAQDFDTNNIIAILDGRTQATIRNHFLRYPRKVRNRVKIITMDMFSPYYQLAKQLFPHAKIVLDRFHVVQHLSRAMNRVRTQIMNAFDRKSHEYKTLKRYWKLVQQDSRKLSDKRFYRPTFRMHLTNKEILDKLLSYSDELRQHYELYQLLLFHFQEKNSDHFFDLIEQEIATVNPIFQTVFKTFLKDKDKVLNALELPYSNAKLEATNNLIKVIKRNAFGFRNFENFKKRILIAINIKKEKTNLVLSRC; encoded by the coding sequence ATGGAACAACTAAATCTTATCACAAATTTTCTCAAAATGAAAGACAAAAATATCACTATCACTAATGAATGCGACATGGGAACACACTTAGAACTCCACGGTCACTTGGATTACACAGCCCCTAAATGCCCTTCCTGCAAGGGACAAATGGCTAAGTACGACTTCCAGAAAGCCTCTAAAATCCCCTACTTAGAAACTGCTGGCTACCCGCTACTTATCCGCCTTCGAAAGCGTCGTTTCAAGTGCAAAGACTGTGGGAAAATAGCGGTCGCTGAAACTCCTATTGTTAAGAAGAACCATCAAATCTCTGTCGCTGTCAACCAGAAAATCGCACAATTACTCATCGAAAAGCAAGCAATGACACATATCGCACACAGACTCTCCATTTCTACATCTACAGTTATTCGAAAACTCAATGAGTTTAAATTTGAAACGGATTGGGATAAGCTTCCAGAAGTCATGTCCTGGGATGAGTATGCCTTCAAGAAAGGGAAAATGAGCTTTATCGCTCAAGATTTTGACACAAATAACATCATCGCTATCCTTGATGGAAGAACGCAAGCAACCATCCGAAATCACTTTCTGAGATACCCTAGAAAGGTCAGAAACCGCGTTAAAATCATCACTATGGACATGTTTAGCCCTTACTATCAACTAGCCAAACAACTTTTTCCTCATGCTAAAATCGTGCTGGATCGCTTCCACGTTGTGCAACATCTCAGCCGTGCTATGAACCGTGTCCGTACCCAAATCATGAATGCTTTTGACCGCAAATCGCATGAATACAAGACGCTCAAACGCTACTGGAAACTGGTACAACAAGATAGCCGTAAACTCAGTGACAAGCGGTTTTATCGCCCTACTTTTCGCATGCATTTGACCAATAAGGAAATCTTAGACAAGCTCCTATCCTACTCAGATGAGTTACGACAACATTATGAACTCTATCAACTTCTTTTATTCCATTTCCAAGAGAAAAACTCAGATCATTTCTTTGACCTAATTGAGCAAGAAATAGCCACTGTTAACCCTATTTTCCAGACGGTATTTAAGACGTTTCTAAAGGATAAGGACAAGGTTTTAAACGCCTTGGAATTGCCTTATTCCAACGCTAAATTGGAAGCTACCAATAATCTTATCAAAGTCATCAAGCGTAATGCCTTTGGATTTCGGAACTTTGAAAACTTCAAAAAGCGGATTTTGATTGCCATCAATATCAAAAAAGAGAAGACCAACTTGGTCCTCTCTAGATGTTAG